From the genome of Geminocystis herdmanii PCC 6308, one region includes:
- the rsmH gene encoding 16S rRNA (cytosine(1402)-N(4))-methyltransferase RsmH — translation MSEKATNFVHESVLPQEIIEYLNIVKNGHYLDATLGGGGHTNLILSYNDTVKVTAIDRDIQALNFAQEKLKDYGERISFWRGNFADYLPINIKFDGIIADLGVSSPQLDQGERGFSFRHDGDLDMRMDNSQHLMAKDIVNRWQEKQLADLIYVYGEERLSRRIAKAIVEKRPFSTTVELANVIASCVPSKYRHGKIHPATRTFQALRIKVNEELASLEKFLQVAPSWLKPEGRMAVISFHSLEDRIVKNQFRDHELLKIITKKPIIPSIEEQRTNARSRSAKLRVAYRVKE, via the coding sequence ATGTCAGAAAAAGCAACAAATTTTGTTCATGAATCAGTTTTACCCCAAGAAATTATCGAATATTTAAACATTGTAAAAAATGGTCATTATTTAGATGCGACTTTAGGAGGAGGAGGGCATACTAATCTGATCTTATCTTATAATGATACCGTAAAAGTGACAGCGATCGATCGAGATATTCAAGCCTTAAATTTTGCCCAAGAAAAGTTAAAAGACTATGGAGAAAGAATCAGTTTTTGGCGGGGCAATTTTGCCGATTATTTACCGATAAATATTAAGTTTGATGGTATTATAGCCGATCTGGGGGTAAGTTCACCGCAATTAGATCAAGGGGAAAGGGGTTTCAGTTTTCGTCATGACGGGGATTTGGATATGCGCATGGATAACAGTCAACACCTGATGGCAAAGGATATTGTTAACCGTTGGCAGGAAAAGCAGTTAGCGGATTTGATTTATGTTTATGGTGAAGAAAGGCTATCTCGCCGTATTGCGAAGGCTATCGTAGAAAAGCGCCCTTTTTCGACAACGGTGGAGTTAGCAAATGTCATCGCTTCTTGTGTGCCAAGTAAGTATCGTCATGGTAAAATACACCCTGCGACTCGTACTTTTCAGGCTTTGAGGATTAAGGTAAATGAAGAGTTAGCTTCTTTAGAGAAGTTTTTGCAAGTCGCGCCAAGTTGGCTAAAACCAGAGGGAAGAATGGCGGTTATTAGTTTCCATAGTTTAGAGGATCGTATCGTAAAAAATCAGTTTCGAGATCATGAGCTTTTAAAAATTATCACGAAAAAACCCATCATACCTAGTATAGAGGAACAAAGGACAAATGCAAGGTCTCGATCGGCTAAATTAAGGGTTGCCTATCGAGTAAAAGAGTAA
- a CDS encoding YdcF family protein, which produces MDFLFFSKLLPLFFYPLGLIFLLLIISLILWWKYPRWLPIPVIIACFILFIAGNTWISNLLVKSLEWQYISTAEELPQVEAMVVLGGGIKPHIFPRPTIEVAEGGDRVIYSAKLYNMGKSPLVIPTGGRIPWRGGENLPSEADDMAELLLLLGVPESAIIKEGNSFNTYDNAVNTRKILAELKIDRILLVTSALHMPRSIKIFEKQNLTVIPAPTDYIVTEKDFSEDANWQNFLINLFPDSGALNNTTLALKEYIGMIVYRLKGWI; this is translated from the coding sequence ATGGATTTTTTATTTTTCTCAAAATTATTGCCCCTTTTTTTCTATCCTTTAGGATTAATTTTTTTATTGTTAATTATTAGCTTGATTTTGTGGTGGAAATATCCCCGTTGGCTTCCTATTCCAGTAATTATTGCTTGTTTTATCTTATTTATCGCTGGAAATACTTGGATAAGTAATTTATTGGTTAAATCCTTAGAATGGCAATATATCTCAACGGCGGAGGAGTTACCCCAAGTGGAGGCTATGGTGGTTTTAGGAGGTGGCATTAAACCTCATATTTTTCCTCGCCCAACTATTGAAGTAGCCGAGGGGGGCGATCGAGTCATTTATTCTGCTAAACTCTATAATATGGGTAAATCTCCTTTAGTTATTCCCACAGGAGGAAGAATCCCTTGGCGTGGTGGAGAAAATTTGCCATCGGAAGCTGATGATATGGCAGAATTACTTCTACTGCTTGGTGTCCCTGAATCTGCTATTATCAAAGAGGGTAATTCTTTTAATACCTATGATAATGCTGTCAATACTCGCAAAATCTTAGCTGAATTAAAGATCGATCGAATCCTGTTAGTTACTTCTGCGTTACATATGCCTCGATCGATCAAAATTTTTGAGAAACAAAACCTAACAGTAATTCCAGCACCCACAGATTATATCGTTACAGAAAAAGATTTTTCAGAAGATGCTAACTGGCAAAACTTTTTAATTAACCTTTTCCCTGACTCTGGTGCGTTAAATAATACCACTTTAGCCCTCAAAGAATATATTGGCATGATAGTTTATCGCTTGAAAGGATGGATATAA
- a CDS encoding response regulator, whose amino-acid sequence MNTVLIVEDDPINMKVFSKILTKRGGFEVKGTENVDEVISIAQSGYAKVILMDVSLGNSYYEGKPVDGIKITQLLKADDKTKHIPIILVTAHAMEGDKENFLAESGANGYISKPVVDHQNFVDTVKGIMSNK is encoded by the coding sequence ATGAATACTGTCTTAATTGTAGAAGATGATCCGATCAATATGAAAGTTTTTTCCAAAATCCTGACTAAAAGAGGAGGATTTGAGGTGAAAGGTACAGAAAATGTCGATGAAGTTATTTCGATCGCCCAGTCTGGATATGCTAAAGTAATCTTAATGGATGTATCTTTAGGTAATAGTTACTATGAGGGAAAACCTGTCGATGGTATCAAAATCACTCAACTTTTAAAAGCTGACGACAAAACTAAACATATTCCGATTATTCTTGTCACTGCCCATGCTATGGAAGGGGATAAAGAAAATTTTTTAGCAGAAAGTGGTGCAAATGGTTACATTTCAAAACCAGTAGTTGATCATCAAAATTTTGTTGACACCGTTAAGGGAATAATGAGTAATAAGTAA
- a CDS encoding alpha/beta hydrolase, giving the protein MKKQFFFLSISIVFSCLFPQQIKAAEKIDFVHSSLIFSISIESLETFAKTGEMKGDLQQYSSSLDAKTLTEIRYFLNKTHDIDPLIMSKLSRTSLAEDLLKELGKVISTHRNKNGFYAIRGAILTTANEKKSWTILDVFRSFPTSSIYVNLELLAQLKDDLFLYQSYRDAIAKSIEVRANTDKAQYADLNLNTLENLSQKGTYQVAKETITIEKQDLRQTDKGFVREYSFEVDVYFPQNTEEKKPLILISHGFGSLKDNFANLAQHLASYGFIVAIPQHIGSDLQYREELLKGSLSSALSPVEYIARPQDMSSVIDRLQELASESEIWSKRVDLSKIGAIGDSLGGTTVLSLAGAPLNISRLKTECDQNQVIVNTALILQCQGSHLPPVEYNLQDSRIKAVIATHPLTSAIFGAESLSKIKIPIMITAGGNDVITPVVIEQVHPFIWLQSPFKHLLFYQPGTHFSSTQPSQQYTLTNLPEVLIGKNRDVTSQYFHGIAVAFMEAYLNNNSQYLAYLTPNYGEFASNDKFNIFQINDLTEENIIEVFGNNLPIKIVPPLVVSFPLANDYDSVVEEIKNTGILKVAYSQNSPPFGFINKEGYWEGYCNFLAHELASYLELQLELSFKPDVVFLPSSLNNSLVKNGEVHLECGANSMSQNLDDISFSIPFFVTGNHFLIPQTMEKTFNPNQSLQNFKIGVVNNSTTANFLQEKYPQVKPIYFDEVSAIEKQIEALENGSIDAIIDSKILLDNLRSNLKNPEDYQIVPPLPLNCDFYGLLLPKQDSQWIEIVNNFLNKTPLTKQYFSPEIEDNLAKTLNYCLK; this is encoded by the coding sequence ATGAAAAAACAGTTTTTTTTCCTAAGTATAAGTATTGTTTTTAGTTGCTTATTTCCTCAACAAATTAAAGCCGCAGAAAAGATTGATTTTGTTCATAGTTCTCTTATATTCTCTATTTCGATCGAATCCTTAGAAACTTTTGCTAAAACGGGAGAAATGAAGGGAGATTTACAGCAATATAGCTCATCTTTAGACGCAAAAACCTTAACAGAAATACGCTATTTTCTTAATAAAACTCATGATATTGATCCCTTAATCATGTCGAAATTAAGTCGTACTTCTTTAGCAGAAGACTTATTAAAAGAGTTAGGGAAAGTGATTTCTACCCATAGAAATAAAAATGGATTTTATGCAATTCGGGGGGCAATTTTAACAACTGCGAATGAGAAAAAATCATGGACAATTTTAGATGTTTTTCGCAGTTTTCCTACTTCTAGTATCTATGTTAATTTGGAATTATTAGCACAGTTAAAAGATGATTTATTTCTCTATCAAAGTTATCGAGATGCTATTGCAAAATCGATCGAGGTTAGAGCAAACACAGACAAGGCACAATATGCAGATTTAAACTTAAACACCCTCGAAAATTTAAGTCAAAAAGGCACATATCAAGTGGCAAAAGAAACCATTACTATTGAAAAACAAGACTTGAGACAAACAGATAAAGGATTTGTAAGAGAATATAGTTTTGAGGTAGATGTCTATTTTCCGCAAAATACAGAGGAAAAGAAACCTTTAATCTTAATATCCCATGGATTTGGCTCATTAAAAGATAATTTCGCTAATTTAGCCCAGCATTTAGCTAGTTATGGTTTTATAGTCGCAATACCTCAACACATTGGCAGTGATTTACAATACCGTGAAGAATTGTTAAAAGGATCATTAAGCAGTGCCTTAAGTCCTGTAGAATATATTGCTAGACCTCAAGATATGTCCTCAGTTATCGATCGACTGCAAGAATTGGCATCAGAAAGCGAAATTTGGTCAAAAAGAGTCGATTTAAGCAAAATAGGCGCTATTGGCGATTCTTTAGGGGGTACTACGGTTTTATCTTTGGCAGGAGCACCCCTTAATATATCACGATTAAAGACAGAATGTGATCAAAATCAAGTGATTGTCAACACTGCCTTAATTTTGCAATGTCAAGGAAGCCATCTTCCTCCTGTGGAATATAATCTACAAGACTCAAGAATTAAAGCCGTCATCGCAACTCATCCCCTCACCAGTGCGATTTTTGGTGCTGAAAGTTTGAGTAAAATAAAAATACCGATTATGATTACCGCAGGGGGTAATGACGTAATTACTCCTGTCGTCATTGAGCAAGTACATCCTTTTATTTGGTTACAAAGTCCATTCAAACATCTCTTATTTTATCAACCAGGTACTCATTTTAGTTCTACTCAACCGAGTCAACAATATACTTTAACTAATTTACCTGAAGTATTAATTGGTAAAAATCGGGATGTCACTAGCCAATATTTTCATGGCATAGCAGTTGCTTTTATGGAAGCCTACTTAAATAATAACTCTCAATATTTAGCTTATCTTACTCCTAATTATGGAGAATTTGCTAGTAATGATAAATTTAATATTTTTCAAATTAATGATTTAACTGAGGAAAATATTATAGAAGTTTTTGGGAATAATTTACCTATCAAAATTGTACCTCCTTTAGTGGTTTCTTTTCCCTTAGCAAATGACTATGATTCTGTGGTGGAAGAAATTAAAAATACGGGAATTTTAAAAGTAGCTTATTCTCAAAATTCTCCTCCTTTTGGCTTTATTAATAAAGAGGGATATTGGGAAGGTTATTGTAATTTTTTAGCCCATGAGTTAGCTAGTTATTTAGAACTACAATTAGAATTGTCTTTTAAGCCAGATGTCGTTTTTTTACCTTCTAGTTTAAATAATAGTTTAGTTAAAAATGGTGAAGTTCATTTAGAATGTGGTGCTAATAGTATGAGTCAAAATCTTGATGATATTAGTTTTTCCATTCCTTTTTTTGTGACGGGAAATCATTTTTTAATTCCTCAAACTATGGAGAAAACATTTAATCCGAATCAGTCGTTACAAAATTTTAAAATTGGGGTAGTGAATAATTCTACTACTGCTAATTTTTTACAGGAAAAATATCCCCAAGTTAAACCCATTTATTTTGATGAAGTTTCTGCCATTGAAAAACAAATTGAGGCTCTGGAAAACGGCTCGATCGATGCTATTATAGACAGTAAAATTTTATTAGATAATCTACGATCGAATCTTAAAAATCCTGAAGATTATCAGATAGTGCCACCGTTACCTTTAAACTGTGATTTTTATGGTTTATTATTGCCCAAACAAGATAGCCAATGGATAGAAATAGTTAATAATTTTTTAAATAAAACTCCTTTAACAAAACAATATTTTTCTCCTGAAATTGAAGATAATTTGGCAAAAACTCTCAATTATTGTTTAAAATAA
- a CDS encoding DUF3747 domain-containing protein yields MLKSFISTKLSVLALTTLSAILPFSSAQAVTFQETEVNQSEFIAVAQPYGDNKYNLIVIEQIAGKNACWSESGSNPVNVDLLLVNFDFSGHCRRSTDANGYSIRADGQDYGLDILLNLVEKDGNLLLIGNNRKNLGQPPIVVGTAQGLNGQPMKIQLNPGWRFSKRTYEGKMLGHVYFSYDSASAQTPLPLNNNSEVNNPETIDNLGVTNTSPVVPEEIPQGTIQEIVSPDVQPQKQIVKPVVAPRNTQENNRNTRRSSLTQSGWDRH; encoded by the coding sequence ATGCTTAAATCATTTATATCTACCAAATTATCAGTTTTAGCTTTAACAACCCTCTCCGCTATTTTACCGTTTTCATCGGCACAAGCAGTCACATTTCAAGAAACAGAAGTAAATCAATCTGAGTTTATCGCTGTAGCTCAACCCTATGGGGACAATAAATACAACTTAATTGTAATAGAACAGATTGCGGGGAAAAATGCTTGTTGGAGTGAATCAGGCTCTAATCCTGTTAATGTGGACTTACTATTAGTTAATTTTGATTTTAGTGGTCATTGTCGTCGTAGTACTGATGCTAATGGTTATTCTATCAGAGCGGATGGACAAGACTACGGTTTAGACATTCTCTTAAATCTAGTCGAAAAAGACGGAAATTTATTGCTAATTGGTAATAATCGTAAAAATCTGGGGCAACCTCCCATTGTAGTAGGTACAGCACAAGGTTTGAATGGGCAACCCATGAAAATACAACTAAATCCGGGATGGCGCTTTAGTAAAAGAACCTATGAAGGTAAAATGTTAGGTCATGTTTATTTTAGCTACGATTCTGCCTCCGCCCAAACTCCTCTCCCTCTCAATAATAATAGTGAGGTGAATAATCCTGAAACTATTGATAATTTAGGAGTAACCAATACTTCCCCTGTCGTACCTGAAGAAATACCTCAAGGCACTATTCAAGAAATCGTTTCTCCTGATGTACAACCACAAAAACAAATCGTTAAACCTGTTGTTGCCCCCAGAAATACACAAGAAAATAATAGAAATACTCGTCGATCGAGCTTAACTCAATCTGGTTGGGATAGACACTAA
- a CDS encoding DASH family cryptochrome yields the protein MTTILLWFRNDLRIHDQAILTEALAHHPDIIIPVYCFDDRHFQTTSFGFPKTGKFRAKFLIESVTDLRNSLQKIGNNLIIRQGIPENIISDIAIQYKVDLVCFSQEATAEEINVEKQLTKKLTQANIKVKSIWQSTLYHPSELPYKITEIPDLFTNFRKQIEQKSIVSNCLKTIKKLPPILDIKIGEIPRLQELGLEDYKPSSKSVLNLQGGETEGIKRLTDYFWQKDCLKDYKKTRNGMLGSDYSSKFSPWLALGCLSPRYIYEEVKKYEAERVKNDSTYWLIFELLWRDFFRFTAVKYGNKIFHISGLQNLSLPWQENWSIFETWCEGQTGYPLIDANMRELKSTGFMSNRGRQNVASFLTKNLGINWQMGAQWFESLLIDYDVCSNWGNWNYTAGIGNDARGFRYFNIPKQSKDYDYHGDYLRHWLPEISAIRGEKIHEPWKLSSQEQKELNISLGVTYPRPIVDFFKSIKHQEKVYLTHIS from the coding sequence ATGACAACAATTTTACTCTGGTTTCGTAATGATTTAAGGATTCATGATCAAGCAATTTTAACCGAAGCTCTTGCCCATCATCCTGATATAATTATACCTGTTTATTGTTTTGACGATCGACATTTTCAAACCACCAGCTTCGGCTTTCCTAAAACGGGCAAATTTCGAGCCAAATTCTTAATCGAATCTGTCACAGATTTACGCAACTCTTTACAAAAAATTGGTAATAATTTAATTATTAGACAAGGCATCCCCGAAAATATTATTTCTGATATTGCTATTCAATATAAAGTTGACTTAGTTTGTTTTTCTCAAGAAGCTACCGCCGAAGAAATTAACGTAGAAAAACAATTAACAAAAAAATTAACCCAAGCCAATATAAAAGTAAAATCTATCTGGCAATCAACCTTATATCATCCCTCAGAGTTGCCCTATAAAATAACAGAAATACCTGATTTATTTACTAACTTTCGCAAACAAATTGAACAAAAAAGTATTGTTTCTAATTGTCTAAAAACTATAAAAAAATTACCACCAATTCTTGATATAAAAATAGGAGAAATTCCCCGTTTACAAGAATTAGGTTTAGAAGACTATAAACCTTCATCAAAATCTGTCTTAAATCTTCAAGGAGGCGAAACCGAAGGTATTAAAAGACTAACAGATTATTTTTGGCAAAAAGACTGTTTAAAAGATTATAAAAAAACCCGTAACGGAATGTTAGGCAGTGACTATTCTTCTAAATTTTCTCCTTGGTTAGCCTTGGGTTGTCTTTCCCCTCGTTATATCTATGAAGAAGTCAAAAAATATGAAGCAGAAAGAGTTAAAAATGACTCAACTTACTGGCTAATTTTTGAATTACTCTGGCGGGATTTTTTCCGTTTTACTGCGGTTAAATATGGCAACAAAATTTTTCATATCTCAGGGTTACAAAATCTCTCCCTCCCTTGGCAAGAAAATTGGTCAATATTTGAAACATGGTGCGAGGGACAAACAGGCTACCCTTTAATTGATGCCAACATGAGAGAATTAAAGTCAACGGGTTTTATGTCTAATCGAGGAAGGCAAAATGTAGCCAGTTTTTTAACTAAAAATTTGGGCATAAATTGGCAAATGGGCGCCCAATGGTTCGAGTCTCTTTTAATCGATTATGATGTTTGTAGCAACTGGGGAAATTGGAATTATACCGCTGGAATTGGTAATGATGCTAGAGGTTTTCGCTACTTTAATATCCCCAAGCAATCGAAAGATTATGACTATCACGGGGATTATTTGCGTCACTGGTTGCCTGAAATTTCCGCTATTCGAGGAGAAAAAATCCATGAACCTTGGAAATTATCCTCACAGGAACAAAAAGAGCTTAATATATCATTAGGGGTTACTTATCCTCGCCCTATAGTCGATTTTTTTAAGTCTATTAAACACCAAGAAAAAGTTTATCTTACTCATATTTCATGA
- the alr gene encoding alanine racemase translates to MNHFSTQYQQQRAWVNINHQALVDNVQALKSFLNPHTQLMAVIKADAYGHGAVKVAQTILQSGVDSLAIATLPEGIELREAGILAPIMILGAINSIEQIKDIVKYNLEPTLCTPHQAFIFGETLAQLNATLSVHLKLDTGMSRLGTHWHNGIDFVNYIQQFPQLHISSIYSHLATADDVDTTVMKLQHSRFEEVISALKATGVDIPRLHLANSAGTLCDRTLHYDMVRVGLALYGIYPAPHLHDTIKLQPALEVKARITQIKTLSPGTGVSYGHTFKCDQATKIAVVGIGYADGIPRLLSNKMKVIIRGKFADQIGNITMDQLMLNITDFPDLEVEETVTLLGKEGDLEITADDWANSIGTISWEILCSFKHRLPRVVIENS, encoded by the coding sequence GTGAATCATTTTTCGACTCAATATCAACAACAACGGGCATGGGTTAACATTAATCATCAAGCCTTAGTTGATAATGTCCAAGCCTTAAAAAGTTTTCTCAATCCTCACACTCAGTTAATGGCGGTGATTAAAGCCGATGCCTATGGTCATGGAGCGGTAAAAGTTGCACAAACTATTTTACAATCAGGAGTGGACTCTTTAGCTATTGCGACTCTACCTGAAGGGATAGAATTAAGAGAAGCTGGTATCCTTGCGCCGATTATGATTTTAGGTGCGATCAATTCGATCGAACAGATCAAGGATATAGTAAAATATAACCTTGAGCCTACTTTATGCACTCCCCATCAGGCTTTTATTTTTGGGGAAACTTTAGCACAACTCAACGCTACTTTATCAGTGCATCTCAAGTTAGATACAGGAATGTCACGGCTTGGCACTCATTGGCATAATGGGATAGACTTTGTTAACTATATTCAACAATTCCCCCAGTTACACATAAGTAGTATTTATTCTCATTTAGCCACGGCGGATGATGTGGATACCACCGTGATGAAGTTACAACATTCTCGTTTTGAGGAAGTAATCTCCGCTTTAAAAGCCACGGGTGTTGATATTCCTCGTTTACATTTAGCTAACTCTGCGGGTACTTTGTGCGATCGAACCTTACATTATGATATGGTGAGAGTTGGTTTAGCTTTATATGGTATTTATCCTGCTCCTCATTTACACGACACGATAAAATTACAACCAGCCCTCGAAGTGAAAGCTCGTATTACTCAAATAAAAACCTTATCCCCCGGCACTGGGGTAAGTTATGGACATACTTTTAAGTGTGATCAAGCTACAAAAATTGCGGTGGTAGGTATCGGCTACGCTGACGGCATTCCTCGTTTATTATCTAATAAAATGAAAGTAATAATTAGAGGTAAATTTGCTGATCAAATTGGTAATATTACCATGGATCAATTAATGTTAAATATCACAGATTTTCCTGATTTAGAAGTAGAAGAAACTGTTACCTTATTAGGTAAAGAGGGAGATTTAGAAATTACTGCTGATGATTGGGCAAATTCGATCGGCACAATTTCATGGGAAATTTTATGCAGTTTTAAACATCGTTTACCCAGAGTTGTTATTGAAAATTCCTAA
- a CDS encoding CPBP family intramembrane glutamic endopeptidase — MTNSNQPPLESFTRIQILVFMGVTALILLMISQLWRYFGAIKIIPVIFTFQAVGLGILIGAGIISVSLIITQLWEKYRISAEQYLDLIITPLVFPDLIWVGLLPGLSEELLFRGVMIPAFGYDLLAIVISSVIFGILHLSDRQNWPYAVWASIIGFILGYSVYLTGNLLIPIVAHTLTNTLSGFIWKIKKIPQKK, encoded by the coding sequence ATGACTAATAGCAATCAACCACCATTAGAATCATTTACCCGCATTCAAATTTTAGTATTTATGGGAGTTACCGCCCTCATATTGTTGATGATTTCTCAATTATGGCGTTATTTTGGTGCTATTAAAATTATCCCTGTTATATTTACTTTTCAAGCTGTAGGGCTAGGTATTCTCATCGGAGCTGGTATTATTAGCGTGAGTTTAATCATTACTCAATTATGGGAAAAATATCGTATCAGTGCCGAGCAATATTTAGATTTAATTATTACTCCTTTAGTCTTTCCTGATTTAATTTGGGTAGGATTATTACCCGGATTAAGTGAAGAATTGTTATTTAGAGGTGTGATGATCCCCGCTTTTGGTTATGATTTATTAGCTATAGTTATTTCTAGTGTGATTTTTGGTATTTTACACTTGAGTGATCGACAAAACTGGCCCTATGCAGTATGGGCTAGTATTATCGGTTTTATCCTAGGTTATAGTGTTTATCTCACAGGAAATTTATTAATTCCTATTGTCGCTCACACCTTGACGAATACTTTATCTGGTTTCATCTGGAAAATAAAAAAAATACCACAAAAAAAATAA
- a CDS encoding 5-(carboxyamino)imidazole ribonucleotide synthase translates to MKKTVGVIGGGQLAWMMAQVASQENINLVIQTPSPTDSAVSLASKTIFGSIDDAKITAELAEFCDVITFENEFVNLEELQTLADKGVTFYPRLSSLSPLLDKYEQRCFLQQQGLPTPHFKAYESSSDFDNFSFPLVLKTRRHGYDGQGTIIIKSPSELTSILPKFDNIPLLIEEFVPFDRELAVIGVRNPLGEIKIYPVVTTYQKNQVCRWVIAPTMLTTSQQETINSIVQTLLISLDYVGVLGIELFLTKKGDILVNETAPRTHNSGHYTLDACVTSQFAMQLQAVTGKKLGSVDLKSSGAVMVNLLGFENADSDYEEKREEIMRLGTFVHWYGKNESRLGRKLGHVTMLLDEDTPEKNQEKGKLIAQQIESIWYS, encoded by the coding sequence ATGAAAAAGACAGTTGGGGTTATAGGAGGAGGGCAATTAGCATGGATGATGGCACAAGTTGCCTCCCAAGAAAATATCAATTTAGTGATACAAACTCCTTCCCCGACTGATTCGGCGGTGTCTTTGGCTAGTAAAACTATTTTTGGTTCGATCGATGATGCTAAGATTACAGCAGAGTTAGCAGAATTTTGTGATGTTATCACTTTTGAGAATGAATTTGTCAATTTGGAGGAGTTGCAAACACTAGCGGATAAGGGAGTAACTTTTTATCCTCGTCTTTCTAGCTTATCACCGTTACTGGATAAGTATGAGCAAAGATGTTTTTTGCAACAACAAGGTTTGCCGACTCCTCATTTTAAGGCTTATGAATCTTCTTCGGATTTTGACAATTTTTCTTTTCCTTTGGTGTTAAAAACTCGTCGTCATGGTTACGATGGACAAGGAACGATTATCATTAAGTCACCATCAGAATTAACCAGTATTTTGCCAAAATTTGACAATATTCCCTTGTTAATCGAGGAATTTGTGCCTTTCGATCGAGAATTAGCCGTTATTGGAGTGCGTAACCCATTGGGCGAAATTAAGATATATCCCGTAGTGACAACCTATCAAAAAAATCAGGTATGTCGTTGGGTAATTGCCCCCACTATGTTAACAACTTCTCAACAGGAAACCATAAACTCCATCGTACAAACGCTATTAATTAGTTTAGACTATGTAGGAGTATTAGGGATAGAACTATTTTTAACTAAAAAGGGTGACATCTTAGTCAATGAAACCGCACCTCGCACCCATAATTCAGGACATTACACTTTAGATGCTTGTGTTACCTCTCAATTTGCTATGCAGTTACAAGCAGTGACGGGGAAAAAGTTAGGTAGTGTTGACTTAAAGTCATCTGGTGCTGTAATGGTAAACTTATTAGGCTTCGAGAATGCTGATAGTGACTATGAAGAAAAACGAGAGGAAATAATGAGACTTGGTACATTTGTTCACTGGTACGGCAAAAATGAATCTCGGTTAGGAAGAAAACTAGGTCATGTTACCATGTTATTAGATGAAGATACCCCCGAAAAAAATCAGGAAAAAGGTAAATTAATCGCTCAACAAATAGAGTCTATTTGGTACTCTTAG